The Sphingorhabdus sp. Alg231-15 genome has a segment encoding these proteins:
- a CDS encoding FAD-dependent oxidoreductase — protein MILDLARGDVSGQLATDLCIIGGGVAGQVLAEALSSPTRDVVIVESGGRDFDPAVQSLAHGQNIGIPYYDLDDSRLRLFGGTAAIWGGRCAELDAIDFEQRDYLPHSGWPITKKDLSPYYKQIFDRLGLKQPSAENLWSTINKSAPPFDAEKLDSDLWVFDELGERFTNPDRDSFAHTRILLNATVTDIDVNAQNAVQHVRAQSITGHCTKITAKAFVLAAGAIETVRLLMAAVGKRPNGLGNDHDLLGRYFMEHPHARGGEFLPKKLAQTLMALPRAVRHAGNRYAAYLRPADTLQRQKGILNSSISIAPRLREGEKMELFRAVTGKLKHDLPSSRFWRARYHGLKKLAVKGLELTDPWSSIMNMKVNKGKLGVFAIVRAEQAPNPNSRIMLGSATDRLGTRQVELDWQLSEIDKRSVKVLMETVGAEYRRLGWGDVVLSDWLSETSARWKSDPLISSHPIGGYHHMGGTRMSDAPDSGVVDQDCKLHESPNLFVASSSVFPTSGWANPTVTIMALSLRLADHLKSVLNEPLNRRSESRLQTGYQRPAQQETTTSRIRMRK, from the coding sequence ATGATATTGGATCTAGCGAGAGGTGATGTGTCCGGGCAGCTGGCCACTGATCTTTGTATTATCGGCGGAGGTGTCGCGGGCCAGGTGCTAGCAGAGGCGCTGAGCTCACCGACCCGTGATGTCGTTATTGTCGAAAGCGGCGGACGTGATTTTGATCCGGCGGTTCAGTCTTTGGCACATGGCCAGAATATTGGGATTCCCTATTATGATCTGGATGACTCTCGTTTGCGGCTATTCGGTGGCACCGCTGCGATCTGGGGCGGGCGTTGTGCGGAACTTGATGCGATCGATTTTGAACAGCGCGACTATTTGCCGCATAGCGGGTGGCCGATTACGAAAAAGGATTTATCCCCCTACTACAAACAGATTTTCGATCGTTTGGGATTGAAACAGCCCAGTGCAGAAAATCTTTGGTCCACCATCAATAAATCCGCACCGCCATTTGATGCAGAGAAACTCGATAGCGATCTGTGGGTATTTGATGAGCTGGGCGAACGGTTCACCAACCCTGATAGAGACAGCTTTGCCCATACCCGTATTTTGTTAAATGCGACTGTGACGGATATCGACGTGAATGCACAAAATGCAGTGCAGCATGTGCGAGCCCAGAGCATAACCGGGCACTGCACCAAGATAACCGCGAAAGCTTTTGTTCTGGCCGCCGGGGCGATTGAAACCGTTCGCTTGTTAATGGCCGCCGTCGGCAAGAGGCCGAACGGGCTAGGAAATGATCATGATCTTCTGGGTCGATATTTCATGGAGCATCCCCATGCGCGTGGCGGTGAGTTTCTACCAAAGAAGCTCGCCCAGACTCTGATGGCGCTGCCGCGTGCGGTTCGCCATGCTGGCAATCGTTACGCCGCCTATCTTCGGCCGGCAGATACGCTGCAGCGCCAGAAGGGGATTTTAAACTCGTCTATTAGTATCGCTCCGCGATTGCGAGAGGGCGAGAAGATGGAGTTGTTTCGGGCCGTGACTGGCAAACTGAAACATGATTTGCCTTCCAGTCGTTTTTGGCGGGCCCGTTACCATGGTCTGAAGAAACTGGCGGTAAAGGGACTGGAACTAACAGATCCCTGGTCTTCGATTATGAATATGAAGGTCAATAAAGGGAAACTGGGTGTTTTTGCCATCGTGCGTGCTGAGCAGGCGCCCAACCCCAACAGCCGGATCATGCTTGGGAGTGCAACGGATCGATTGGGCACGCGGCAGGTCGAATTGGATTGGCAGTTATCCGAGATCGACAAGCGCAGTGTGAAGGTCCTGATGGAAACTGTTGGCGCTGAATATCGCCGACTGGGCTGGGGCGATGTCGTCTTGTCAGACTGGCTGTCGGAAACCTCTGCGCGCTGGAAGAGTGATCCGTTGATATCGAGCCACCCTATCGGAGGCTATCACCATATGGGCGGCACCCGTATGAGCGATGCACCAGACAGCGGGGTGGTGGACCAGGATTGCAAGCTGCATGAAAGTCCGAACTTGTTTGTCGCCAGCAGCAGTGTGTTTCCGACTAGTGGCTGGGCCAACCCGACCGTAACGATCATGGCTTTGTCTCTGCGATTGGCCGACCATTTGAAATCCGTGTTGAACGAACCTCTCAACCGGCGGTCAGAATCACGACTGCAGACAGGTTATCAAAGACCCGCCCAGCAAGAAACGACGACGTCTCGAATTCGGATGCGCAAGTAA
- a CDS encoding SDR family NAD(P)-dependent oxidoreductase, translating into MELADKIILLTGGTAGIGREMARQLKEQGAKVVLTGRNQERVQAMRDEGFEVIVADLSNAAGVDALIAELGDKDIDVLLNSAGQLVDHDFRDGEPNADAADDCIYANLNAPIRLTAGLMPKLRNRPKATIVNVTSGLAIAPAARTPIYCATKSALRFYTLGIREQLKDTNIRVIEALPPVVDTQMNDGNPMKKMPPEECARQIVVAIERDQDEANIGMTKALRIAETISPGLARNITLRF; encoded by the coding sequence ATGGAACTTGCAGATAAGATCATTTTATTGACGGGTGGCACCGCCGGTATCGGGCGGGAGATGGCGCGCCAATTGAAGGAGCAGGGCGCGAAGGTCGTGTTGACCGGGCGCAATCAGGAGCGAGTACAAGCCATGCGTGACGAAGGCTTCGAAGTGATCGTGGCCGATCTCTCCAACGCCGCGGGCGTGGACGCGTTGATCGCTGAATTGGGGGATAAGGATATTGATGTCCTGCTCAACAGTGCGGGGCAGCTCGTCGATCATGATTTTCGTGATGGCGAACCGAACGCCGATGCGGCCGATGATTGTATCTATGCCAATCTGAATGCGCCAATCCGACTTACTGCTGGCCTGATGCCAAAATTGCGCAATAGGCCAAAGGCGACGATTGTGAATGTCACCTCAGGTCTCGCGATTGCGCCGGCTGCACGAACGCCGATCTATTGTGCGACAAAATCAGCGCTGCGTTTTTACACGCTTGGTATTCGCGAGCAGCTCAAAGACACCAATATCCGGGTGATTGAAGCACTGCCGCCGGTTGTCGATACGCAAATGAATGATGGCAATCCGATGAAGAAGATGCCGCCCGAAGAATGTGCGCGCCAAATTGTCGTCGCTATTGAACGCGATCAGGATGAAGCCAATATCGGTATGACCAAGGCGCTGCGTATCGCCGAGACAATCTCACCGGGCCTGGCGCGGAACATTACATTGCGGTTTTGA